In the Hordeum vulgare subsp. vulgare chromosome 7H, MorexV3_pseudomolecules_assembly, whole genome shotgun sequence genome, one interval contains:
- the LOC123409529 gene encoding anthocyanidin 5,3-O-glucosyltransferase-like → MRWCWMEDLRDFLRVTAPAALLLDFFCYSAADVAAEIGIPTYFFFLGCTASLAVLLHLPVIHRQNAVNLGDLGGELVQVSGVTPIPAHDLPAAFLDRSSLSYKHFLAMSQQLCQSHGVIVNSCRSLEPRATDVVAAGLCAPLGRTTPPLFCIGPVVKSEEVAEKQGEECLAWLDTQPEASVVFLCFGSMGRFSAEQIKEMAAGLEMSGQRFLWVVRSPAGSNGNVNEHPGEPELDVLLPDDFLDRTKDRGLMVMSWAPQREVLAHGSVGGFVTHCGWNSVLEAVMAGVPMLGWPLYAEQRMNKVLLVEGMQLGVAVERGEDGFVMAEEIEGKVTWLMGSDGGRELRERTLAAMRGSREALSDSGIPGRHCCSSCKG, encoded by the coding sequence aTGCGGTGGTGCTGGATGGAGGACCTCCGTGATTTCCTCCGCGTCACCGCCCCGGCGGCTCTCCTGCTCGACTTCTTCTGCTACAGCGCCGCCGATGTCGCGGCAGAGATCGGCATCCCGACGTATTTCTTCTTCCTGGGTTGCACGGCCAGCCTTGCGGTACTGCTCCACCTGCCCGTCATCCACAGGCAAAACGCTGTGAACTTGGGTGACCTCGGCGGCGAGCTCGTGCAGGTGTCGGGCGTCACTCCTATACCGGCGCACGACCTCCCCGCTGCTTTCCTCGACCGGAGCAGCCTGAGCTACAAGCATTTCCTCGCCATGTCCCAACAGTTGTGCCAGTCGCATGGCGTTATCGTCAACAGCTGCCGCTCCCTGGAGCCGCGCGCCACCGACGTCGTCGCCGCCGGCCTCTGCGCGCCCCTGGGGCGCACGACACCGCCTTTATTCTGCATCGGCCCAGTGGTGAAGTCCGAGGAGGTGGCCGAGAAGCAAGGCGAAGAGTGCCTTGCGTGGCTAGACACGCAGCCGGAGGCCAGCGTGGTGTTCCTCTGCTTCGGCAGTATGGGCCGGTTCAGCGCCGAGCAGATCAAGGAGATGGCGGCGGGGCTGGAGATGAGCGGGCAGCGGTTCCTCTGGGTCGTACGCAGCCCGGCGGGCAGCAACGGCAACGTCAACGAGCATCCCGGCGAGCCGGAGCTGGATGTGCTCCTCCCGGATGACTTCTTGGACAGGACCAAGGACAGAGGGCTGATGGTCATGTCGTGGGCGCCGCAACGGGAGGTGCTCGCCCACGGATCGGTGGGCGGGTTCGTGACCCACTGCGGGTGGAACTCGGTGCTGGAGGCGGTCATGGCGGGCGTGCCAATGCTGGGGTGGCCGCTGTACGCGGAGCAGcggatgaacaaagtgttgttggtgGAGGGGATGCAGCTAGGCGTGGCGGTAGAACGAGGCGAGGATGGCTTCGTGATGGCAGAGGAGATCGAGGGGAAGGTCACTTGGCTGATGGGTTCTGATGGCGGGAGGGAGCTTCGCGAGCGTACTCTGGCGGCCATGAGAGGGTCAAGGGAGGCCCTGAGCGACAGTGGGATTCCAGGGCGGCACTGTTGCAGCTCGTGCAAAGGTTGA